In Thalassophryne amazonica chromosome 13, fThaAma1.1, whole genome shotgun sequence, the sequence tcattcatcaggtagaatgaatgacctgcagaattcctcagaattgagtgattccatttttttttttttttccctctgcttggtctaaaaactaaccgttactgactgccacagtttttttccctaatttcttatactgtttcttaaagccagaaagttgccatttgaaatgactttagttttgtgtcatgtctgtgatctgctttttttttttttttctacaaaattaaacaactgaatgaacatcctccgatgttcctccagtgattccataatttttgccaggggttgtagttctggcatttttgctcactgttctcatgatcattttgaccccacgggatgagatcttgcatggagccccagattaagggagattatcagtgatcTTGTACTCTTCCATTTTCTTAATTttctttccattttcttccattgatttgttttttttttttgtctccttaCAACAcatttgatttattcacaccaacctgcttgactattgtagattcacttttcccagcctggtgcaggtctacaattttcttcctggtgtccttcgacagctctttgctcttggccatggttgagtttggagtctggctgtttgaggctgtggacaggtgtcttttatacagataacgagttctaaCAGGTCCCATTAATAcatgtaacaggtggaggacagaagagcttcttaaagaagaagttatatatatatatatatatagatatatatatatatatatatatagatggatggatggatggatggatgcccgagtagtgtgatgcccctgtaattggcccaCACGCTCTCGTCCCCTTTTTTAAACATGGGGACCactaccccagtttgccactgcttatgcactgtcccagacctcaacacaatgttgaagagatgtctccaACTTTAACAACTCTGACACTTTtggtgacatcagattctgagagaATTCCTGTGTCCTTCTTATAGTGACCACAAGAAGCACAAATATGGCAACATAAATTGTGAATTTGTCCGAAATTCAATTTCTGAACACGATAAAATTTCTCCTCACTTTTTGTGAACTGTCATAAGCATTCAGTCTTATCTCTTCCTCTTATTTACTGAACTCTGTGACCCTGTGAACCTCCAATAAATCACAGTAGAACTGGACCGAGGTGAATACTGAGCCTTGCAGCGGCGGCACGTCTTTGTGTTCACTGTGTCTGTGTTAGCTGTGTGTAAAGATTAATCAGTAGTCTGTATTGTTTAGAAACAAAAATACACCAGATGAATGCTGGCAAAGGAGTTGAATATGGTTGGTCAGTGGGATCATGTGACCCTGTGGATGAGCTTATATAGTAATTACCAAGTGGTTACGTTATGGATTACACGTTGGCATTGTTGTGCTCTCCGGCCAGCTCGATTGGGCCGTACGTGATGGCAGGACAACGAAAGGTTCAGTCCTCCAGAAAATCCACCACAGTAGACGGCAAAGGCTGTAAGTTGGAACAATAAAATCAGTTTGTGTGTGTTCTCGGGATTCTGCCTTCATCTGGcatttttctacctttttttcttAATGCGTTTTCTTACAGGAGCACAGTTGCTGCTGTTGTTGGATGCATGTAGTGTTTGCAGTGTTGTGTTTGGAGCATTTGCTGTCTTATTATTTTGACATTGAGTGTGAAATGAGCAGAACAAACTGTGCCGTGGTTATTGCAGGTCTGCAGCTTGGAGTGTTTAGTTCAGTCCTGTGAAAGCTGGAAGTGCCGTCCTTGACCTAGATGCAGTTCTGGATATTATAATTTATGAGTATCGTTCATGCAAGTGTTAGGGAGGATTTCTGTGTTCCGCTTCTGTATTCATAACCACGTAGTGCTTTTACATTTAGGGAAAAGGTTGCTGCTGGTGCACAGTTTGCTGTAGCATCTTCTTTATTTCAGTAATGTGTATAAATGCTTTTCTTCTTTTGAGTTCCGATTCCTCTGCAAAGGCATTCTTGTATCTTATATTCcgctttcttggggttgttttttttcttccttttttttaagGGTCTGATTGCGTTTAAACGGAGCAAAAGTCTAATGCAGTACTTCTCATTGTCTTTTTCTCTTTGTGCAGTCGATGCTGATGAGATTAAGAGGCTAGGGAAGAGGTTTAAGAAACTCGACCTAGATAACTCTGGCTCCCTCAGCGTGGAGGAGTTCATGTCCCTGCCAGAGCTGCAACAGAACCCACTGGTGCAAAGGGTGATTGACATATTTGACACAGATGGTAACGGAGAAGTGGACTTTAAAGGTAGGTAACTACAACTCTGCCACGACTACTACTACTGGTATTCTATTTTGTAGTCTGATTTTACTGAGATACTTTAAGACTACAGGAACACAGGTGGTACAAGTACACAGTTATCCCCCATTTGTTCACCTCATATTTCATCTGTATTTGTGCAAGAACCTTACGTCAGACACGTGCCAGCACATTCTTCCAAACACAATAGCACAATAACAAAAAGTGCTAGATGTTCAGTACATGGACCATAGATGCTGTTTGCAAAGGAGATGAACTGATTTGGTTTTAAGTGTGTTTGGTGTCTATATTTGTGTATTAATGATGATGAGGTGACTTATTGTTGAGATGAGTTGGTTAGATTCTTGAGGTTGTTTGGTAGATACTGGTATGAAATTtcacgttttcttttttttttttttttttttttttttttttctcagagcaaggaattttcaacacagcatttctaaacatcctagtctATGACTTAGCCAAGTTGGAAATTGTAGTCTCAAAGAAGACGATCACTAGAACCTTGGACAGGAAGGAACTGCGAGGTTGCTGAACAAGAAAAACTCCCCTTCTGCAGAAAAGACACCTTAAAACCAGAATGGATTATGTTAAAGACAATCTGGAGAAAATTATGCATATGAAAGTGTGTCCTTTGTTCAGATGAGATGAAACGAGCTCTCTGGCCAGAGGGATGTTGCTTTTGTTTGGACAAAGAAGGGAGAGGCGTATAACCCAAAGAACACATCCCCGCAGTAAAACATGGCCATGGGAGTATTATGCAGTGGGGATGCTTCAGTGTATCTGGAATTGGGAATCTCCTCATGGTGGAAAGAATCGTGAAGGATATGAGgaaaattttgaaggaaaaactcAGTCAGCAGGAAAACTGGGTCTGGGTCATGGCTTTGTCTTCCAACACAGCAATGACCCAAAACATGCATCATTCATGGTGAAGAACCACCTCCAAAAGACCAAAGTGAAAGGTATCAACTAGCCTGCATGAAGTCCTGActtgaatcccactgaaaatctgtggggtgaactgaacaccaaggtccatgccagaaggccatcaaatctggaggagcttgagAGATTCGCCAAAGAAGAATGGAGTGGGATTCCTCAGGGGACATGtctgagacttgttgaaaactacaacaaatgacTGCAGGCTGTTAGCCAGCAAAAATGACACACAGTTGACTATTGGCATCAGGGGGGTTAATAACTTTAACTCTGTTAATTTTGCATGTGTGtgagaaataattttgtttctgtgtgcaaagaaaAATAATTCCATTTGTACTCTTTATCTTTAATTTTGgtttgttttacactggatgcccgttCTAATGCAACCATACTCATTTGTGCGGGCTTGGGGCCAgtactcagagtgtactggctacaCACCCCCTGTGACTGAGTTACCTGCTGTAAGAAAACGGAGGCGCACAGGGTGacgtataagagtggaggaaggtgcacacagttggactacattctttgtatgaTGCAAGCTAAacaaaattggagactgtaaggtggtgcagGAAAACATTACAATTGCAGCCAACAGCTGTTTTCCATGTAATGATGTCGTAAAGTAACCGCGCCCCCTGCAGAGGTTGAAGCAAAGCTCCATCTGTGCTGCAGTCTGAGcttttctgtttcttgttttcacaactgtgtgtgtgtgtgtgtgtgtgtgtgtgtgtgtgtgtgtgtgtgtgtgtcctgctgtGTGAAGCCATTACTCCTGTCTGCATTTATAAAAAGACCGTATTGACCGCCCAAATAACACTGTGTTATTGAGATGGCGAAAAATAGCGTCTTAACAGAAATTGCTCTCCCTAAATGTTCACTTGTGCTGTGTTTGGAGCCTCTTTCTGTTTTTTGGCTTCATAACAccttgctgaaaaaagagaagaaaGTATCTGAGATGCTGGTGCTTTAGTGTGGTAGAAAATGGTACAAAATCCTTTGcatttaaaggggatagagaatcaaaatcatctttttcgtgtttttggtgttagttcagagtctccacgctgtggggaaaacacacgaagtgccagcaagtttcagaaccactgtttcaagtatttctccttttttgaattgcccctagaaaacaggccaatccgtttttgagagaaaacttgcgtcactttttcaccaatagcccccccccccccacacacacacacacacacacacacacaccctttcacacacgccccttcgaaattaattattcataaggttgtgctcacccattcctaccactggaagaggagtaatggcgagctacaggtgtgccttcccaggctgtcatagcggactacaatctttccatattcttcccacggaaagcaatgtacgcaatcactggcttttattcatttttaaccgcatccccaggacatacaaccgccgactatttctttgctctgcgcatttcacggaggactgtttcaccaaCCTTgctcaatttcgagctggcttcagtcggcatttaatactcagtagagggtcagttccgactttgcgacagaatcaaccccagcaatcagtacagcctgtgaatatcacattttcttttgttttaaatttgtgttgcgctatattcctgttgtaagaattgcacgttagaatggcacgttagctttGGTTTGTTCCTCtgaagggaatgagctaaccccttagcagctagctatttgcattattatgctggcagcaagtaagcctgcaaagggcagcttgcttatttcaatgcataacctttggaagtcacagtaaccgaagtaaaacaaaacaaatgaagtttcgcggatttttttgtagtccagttttgcatgtgtttttttacgtcctcatcaagcagccggtcgcggcgccgcgaagggagagcacgcgcattgtgttctgcgtgtgtctgtttataagaacctcgcccagaagaaaaaagagcgccaacaactaccagtgatgccggtaacggcactgagctttacaaagacatttttattttttatgcttttttttctccgagacGCTCCGCAtctgctgttaaaaacagctgatcctccgcgctttcttttcagtgagagcaagggcagccaatcaaacaacggcaaccaatcagcgccaacacctacgtgcatttcataatgaggttgccaaataagctccgaaacgacgccattaaaagcaaacgaggcGTTCtgaacccagcatagtaacatagctgtttcagagagccttttaggaaggttctgagccattacagacccaaccaatttttttggggctacatatcacatcacagaacaaggattaatgccccattcaacctctctctatcacctttaatgaAAATTGgctcatttgtttttgtgtacTCATGAATGACGGAGACATGAAAACATTGCCTCCCTGTCAACTGGAATAACTGGACTCTGCAACTAGCAATCTCTCAACGCCTCATTACTGTTTGAGTGAATCACAAGAAAATGTATTTAGAATGCACAATGTGTTGTTCATAGACTGTATATGTCTTGGGCAAACGTTCAGTGTTACCACCTATAGGTGTGGTGTTTTTTTGAAGAACAATTTTGAAGCTCACATGGAGTGGCTCCAAACAACGTGGTCTTGGCCATGCCCAATTTTGTCTAGCTGTTGGCAGATCCCTAAAGCTTGTATTTCACTGAGCTGTGACTGTTGGCGACAAATTGCAAATGACATTCACAAGGGATTTTCCAAAATGTCTGTTTTTTGGGGTTCTCAATTTCCTCGCCTGAGTCGCAGGGCCTCGCTTTTGGGTCACTGgaattttgaacatgttaaaaatatttttagtAGTAATAgtcaaaaaaaaattgtagtaGTCAAAATTTTTCCTCAATAGTCAGTCATCGCGGGCAAATGAATCTTGAACAATTTTCAGTTTAGTCTCCATGAGTCAGAAAAGTGCAAAGTGTGAGACAGCTTTGTTAGGGGTTGGTGACCTGTGAAGCTAAAGTGTGACTGATTGGAGACAAAAATAAGAATCTGATATTTCTGGTGAAGACCGGCACTAGGACCCCTGGGAGCACAGCAGAATTGCAACTACAGGTCAGTCTGATTCCAAGTGAAAATTGTCGCTAATTTGCACATTTTCTCGTGCCAACAGTTGCAGCTCAGTGAAATACTCtattaaatgggtaaagaggtggaacgTGGGTGAGACCTGCGTGACTTGGgcaggacaaatgaagcctgaatACTCTCTCCAGCTTGTAATTGCCAAACAGTCTTAAGCTAATTTTGGTTTGTgtgtttgattaatgcatattttttcgattcaaagagctctgagaaatagttatattacttaaaaatgtttaagaaaatgcagctttacaagattaatcaagtgattctggatgcaaatttacttatctgctttgctcgttcagagttggctggcagtttagctccgggtgatggcgtagcatgtgggcttgcagatttgaagtgtttccgaagtacttgactttcatttagcagattttgcacactgcataagtcatgtcaagctccttcttatgcagcaaataataaaaatccaaaatgcgcccaaacatttgccttcagcaaagacggtgctggctgaattagctcttcgtccatcATGCTAAGCTAcacccactgaactctgcagctcacgtgAAGCACGCCGGACACCCCCcgcccctcgcggggacgctgtagtacggaggccgttgcctgacaaacggtACACGcaacgagtaagcaagaaaatgttttttaaacGTTTTTCCCCAACACCCctaatatttttgtggactgggcggAACTTGTAATGCATGCTTTGGGTGCAGCTATTAAAACTTATAACCGGCGTATTATCTCAGTAACCATGTAAACAGCAATGTAGTTAACTTCACCATGCTATCAATACCCACTAATTTGTGCTAATGGTGCTACCATTCAAATTAATTTTTCcagaaataaattaataaagaCTCAGCCGAACTAGTGGACCACAGATATTATCACAGatattttgtaataaaatgctcaaggaCAAACATTGTCAAGTATACGGCAGCTTGCAGCAACTCGCTACCAGTGGCAATGTGTGACCCGGACACTAGCTGTCGCTCAAAGTGACCAcgtccctaattattcataattttGGGGGGTAAACGTTCTTAAACAGGTGAAACTGGTATATTAAAATTAAATTCCTGTACAGTTTTTATGAATGAGGACACTAGCCAGGGAGACCAAAGCTGTAGCAGGCTGTACACATTTGTGTCtactgtaaagttggacattttaacacaggGGTCTGTGGGGAGTAACTCATTTTTGGTGACAGTCTCAAATGGGCATTTATGGAACTGTAAGGTTTGGCACATCCACatttgcttcatttttcagcactggagagTGCAGCTtggtattaccaggcagcacaaaGGTCTTCAGTTCAAGGCCAACTGTGCCACATTCTCCATGTATgactggagttgcttcaggacgtTTTGTCTGGCGTAAAACATGTGGATGTACAGTGGTGACCCAGAGAAACAACTGGAATGTCCAAAACAAGCAGTTGTGTCGTTTTACcagggtgtttgtttgtttagtcatAACCTGTAACCATTTATTGGTTTGGGTGATTGTGTTCTTGCTGTGTTGCTGGTGTCTGTATATCTCTTAAAGAACGTGTTTACAACCTCTCTTGATGTTAAAgtgtagagtgtgtgtgtgaacccGTAACACTCACTGTTCATGTCCTCTCCTTTTGCAGAGTTCATTGAGGGAGTCTCACAGTTCAGTGTCAAAGGGGACAAAGAACAGAAGCTTCGGTGTAAGTCCAGCGACACTCACTAGCGCCTGCAAACCACCTCTGACCGCAGGTGGCACGCGCAGGCGACGCCTTCTCATCCACAAGTGCACTTTGTTGCTGTGGGACTTAAATCCTCCAGGGCTTTTATCTCCTGTGTCTCTGCTGTGCTGTGATCCAGGAGGACCAAacctgttttgtgtttgtgttgtatTCTCAGCTTGcactgcaaaaacacaaaaccctGCCGTGTAAATTTTGTCTTGTTTCGAGACAGAATATCTAGTCTTCAGTTAATATAACACACAGTCACTTAACAAGTAAAATTTCGGTTGAATATAAGGACTTGTTTCTAGGTAATACATCTTAAAGATGTTAAGCGAAAGTCATTTAATCTGCACTGTTGCCAGTAagtgtatatatttatttattgtatattcCAGGTCAGTAAACTCTGCATTATGTTTGTTCACGCTGCCTCACAGTTCACACAGTGGACTTGTTCTACCCGAAGCATTTAGGAAATTTATATCCTGCCTAAAGTGTATACAGtgtttttcaattttcatttatCTTGATTTGTCATGTCTCAATAGTTACTTTGATTTCCTTTTGGACATTTTACTTTGCTGTACTGTTGCACAATTACCATTACTGCTGCTGCTGTGATATTGCAAAATTCCCTGTGCAGGACCACTTTTTTTAAATTAgctcttttttgttttatatgcAGTGAGATTTTTAAGCGTTAAAATGCATCTGAAAATGGGTTTTCTCAGCCAATTTTAACACCTTTTTTGAGAAATATTATGTGAAGTTTCACTTGCTCCACTGGCACATTTTTGAAACATGAAAagattttcaacctaccatccctggttctcaagacctggcacctaagtggctctactctactcttttctactcttctattttactcttcctttttagatatttaaatataccttagtatatacTCAATATTTcttgaaataatgtgaaaattAACAGTGAAAATTCATTTTGAGCTTTATTTTAGAAATATTAGGAAGTGTTACATGTTTTACAAGTAACAGCAGCTTAAAAACCGGAGTAAAAAAGTAATTTTGTCTTTGATATAACTCAAAACAAGATGTTTCAAATATGCTTTCACTGGAGATATTTAAGATGCATTATCTAAAAACAAGTCCCATCTATCTGAAATTTTATTTCTTGATTGTGTCTGATATTAAGTGTACTGTAGGTTAGAAATCTTACCTAGAAATTAGACAGATATATTAGAGATTTTGTGGGGGGTTTTTTAATCATAAAGATTgtcaattttatatatttttttattttattttagcatgtGTCTAACTTTCtgtaactttaattttttttatttaatatatataatttttttaagtgCAGTCAGAGTTCTTGCTTTACTATTATTAGGGTGCACCAATCCGACGTTTTGGATCAGTATCAGTCCAACATTTTATTTTTCTGCTTTTCCGGGTCTGggtcgcagtggcagcagactaacATTGTAAAttgaaaatattgatgttttcTGTTGCATCTCTGAGTCAATTCAAGTTGTGGGTTACGTATGTTTTCATTTAGGGACAtagaatatttgtttcacagtgtttattatttttgagtaGTTTTTTTTACGATGGGGAGGTATTGGGATGGTATCGGCCAATACTGAAGGtgtttgtattgtattgtattgtatcagAAATGAAAATTGGTATGTGGCATCCCTAATTGTTATTAGACCCACCCCCAGTCCTCTCAATATGTCTGTCTCTGAGTCTTGTAAGTGTAATGCCTCCCAACCTGGttggtggatttcaatgaaacatcTTACACTTGTAACACAtcatgtgaagatgtgcatgaagtaaAATGATTCCAGTTTGATATTTTCAAGGGGAAAACAAGCCCCCGCCCCCCAATATTTTTTTCCATTTACCTGTTTAAACAGACCTGTTGGGCTTGAATGATTACCTCTCCACCCTTCTTCTGTTCCTTGCCGCCTTCTCTTCATGCAACACCGTGCACCACAGTTGCCTTCAGGATCTACGACATGGACAAGGATGGCTACATCTCCAATGGCGAGCTCTTCCAGGTTTTGAAGATGATGGTAGGAAACAACCTGAAGGACACACAGCTCCAGCAGATCGTGGACAAGACTATCATCAACGCAGACAAGGACGGAGACGGCAGGATATCCTTTGAAGAGTTCTGTGCAGTAAGTCAAACCCCTTCTGGTGCATTTCTGCTGATGCAGCCTGCTGGTGTGACTGGCAAATTTCAAAGAAGCAGGAAATGCTGGAAAAAACTCACAGGGCTTTACTTTGACGTTTGCTGTTGAAATACAGGCTGGAGAGCCTCTGCAGAACACGAAGGCCACACTAAGAATATCTAAGTGGATTATATACAGGAGCAACATTCTTCCAAACATGAAAAACACTTCGTCTTTAGACTCTTCTTTAATATAGTAATATTATTATGATAATAATAACTAGCGTGTTGCTCATGGGGAtctacggg encodes:
- the LOC117522794 gene encoding calcineurin subunit B type 1, which translates into the protein MGNEASYPLEMCSHFDADEIKRLGKRFKKLDLDNSGSLSVEEFMSLPELQQNPLVQRVIDIFDTDGNGEVDFKEFIEGVSQFSVKGDKEQKLRFAFRIYDMDKDGYISNGELFQVLKMMVGNNLKDTQLQQIVDKTIINADKDGDGRISFEEFCAVVGGLDIHKKMVVDV